One genomic segment of Gossypium arboreum isolate Shixiya-1 chromosome 3, ASM2569848v2, whole genome shotgun sequence includes these proteins:
- the LOC108484410 gene encoding thioredoxin domain-containing protein 9 homolog produces the protein MDHSKVQEIVEKQVLTVAKAFEDQIDEEIAALDRLDHDDLEAIRERRLQQMKKMAEKRSRWIGLGHGEYSEIPAEKDFFSIVKVSERVVCHFYRENWPCKVMDKHLSALAKQHIETRFVKIQAEKSPFLAERLKIVVLPTLALIKNAKVDDYVVGFDELGGTDEFSTEDLEDRLAKVQVIFSEGESSSRPRTQTKRSVRQSSNPDSSDSD, from the exons ATGGATCATTCAAAGGTTCAAGAG ATCGTGGAGAAGCAGGTATTGACGGTGGCGAAGGCCTTCGAGGACCAGATCGACGAAGAGATTGCGGCTTTAGATCGACTCGACCATGACGATCTGGAAGCTATTAGAGAGCGGAGGTTGCAGCAGATGAAGAAGATGGCGGAGAAGCGAAGTCGTTGGATCGGTTTAGGCCATGGTGAATACTCTGAGATTCCAGCTGAGAAAGACTTCTTTTCTATTGTTAAAGTTAGTGAACGAGTCGTTTGTCACTTCTATCGCGAAAATTGGCCTTGCAAG GTAATGGACAAGCACTTGAGTGCATTGGCAAAGCAGCATATAGAGACACGTTTCGTGAAAATTCAAGCTGAGAAAAGCCCGTTCTTGGCTGAGAGGCTCAAGATTGTTGTTCTTCCTACACTTGCCCTTATCAAAAATGCCAAAGTCGATGATTATGTG GTTGGGTTTGATGAGCTCGGGGGAACAGACGAGTTTTCCACTGAAGATTTGGAGGACAGATTGGCGAAAGTTCAAGTCATCTTCTCTGAAGGCGAATCGTCATCGAGACCCAGAACACAAACCAAAAGGAGTGTCCGACAGAGCTCGAACCCAGACTCGTCCGATTCGGATTAA
- the LOC108486515 gene encoding peamaclein, whose amino-acid sequence MKILFATLLVCFLLLCSSILEPVMAQPRSPSCAGKCKARCRKAAVWERCFKYCGICCEKCKCVPSGTYGNKHECPCYRDMVTNKGRPKCP is encoded by the exons atgaaGATCTTGTTTGCAACATTGCTGGTTTGCTTTCTTCTACTATGTTCCTCAATTTTGGAGCCAGTCATGGCACAGCCTCGGTCAC CTTCATGTGCGGGGAAATGCAAGGCGAGGTGCAGGAAAGCAGCGGTGTGGGAACGGTGTTTCAAGTACTGTGGGATATGTTGCGAGAAGTGTAAATGTGTGCCATCGGGAACTTATGGGAACAAACACGAGTGCCCTTGCTATAGAGACATGGTCACCAACAAGGGCAGGCCTAAATGCCCTTGA